The following DNA comes from Aquificaceae bacterium.
AGCTCTTTTTAGCACCCAGAAATCTCTCCACGAGGTCGTAAGTGTATCCATAGTCCTCCGCATCTTCCACTTGACATAACTCCATAGTCTCAAGCCATTGCTTTTTATCTATAAAGTCCTGACACTCACAGAAACTCTCAAAGTATCCATCCACATGTTTTTCAAATTGAAGACGCTCCTTGGCAGATAAACCAAGAGATAGTATGACATGGTTGTATATATCTTCCCAGGTTTTCTCAAAAACTTCCCTTAGCCTCTCACAAAGGTCTTGTGTGCTTTTTACCACTATTCTGTTGGGATACCCCGCAAGCTCTGTGCTTTTAAGCCCGGGTGCATAAACAGGATACACCACATCTCCCAACCCCTCATTTCTTATGTATTCTATAAGCCTTTCTGTAAAATACGAAAGTAAAAAGCTGGAGTTAAAAAGGTCAAGGAGTTTTCTTGATTGAGATATAAAGCTCTGCACGGGAGAGAAGGTGAAGATGCATAGTTTCATACTTTTACCTCCACAAAGCCTACACTCTTTAATCTTGAGACCGCATCTTCAAAATCCCTACGGAACTTTTCTTCAGAATAGGGAAGGTTTTCCCTGCCGGGTCTTCTCGTTCCTAATATGTCCCAGTATTTACCCTTGGTTTGAAGTAGAAAGTTAGCACCTTCTGGAAGAAATCTGCACATAAAAGCAAGCACATAAAAACCATCTTCCTTTACAAGAAAGATAAAGGGAGAGCCTCTTCTTCTATCACCCCTTTCTTCGTTCTCTTGCCTTCTTTGAGTAGACCAGTTTAATTGAGCTTGAGGTCTTATTGGTTTATTGTTTTGCTGTCTTTTTTCAAGGCTTCTACTTTGATACATTATTGGCAAACCAAACACATAGTTTTTCAATTCAATAGATTTAGGTATAGGATTTGACCTTATGTATTGAGCTATACCCGTTTTGTATTCATAGGTTCTGTCATTTTTTAGCCTTACATTCCTATATAGGTTTCCAAGAAATCTTATGGCATCTTCCCAGTCATCAAAAGCCCTTTGATACCTAAGCACCCTTAGGTTATTCAAGTTAGGAAGCTCATTAAATCCAGAGCCTTTTTTAGGTATATCTTTGAAAATCTTGTCTTTACTTAGTATTTCAGACCAATAGTCTCTACTTAGGAGTCTTAGGCTTGGAGGCTCTTCTTTGCTTTTCATATTTCCAAAGCCTTTTCTCGCCCGGTATCCTATACCACTAAAGTTAATTGCAAGGTTTACAAGACTTCTTACAAGTTGCTCAGAAACTTCCCTATAAATTACCTCCAGATAAAACTTAGAGCCAGAAGGGATACAAGTTCTCCCTTTTGCCCCCATACCAAGCATATATATTGGCTCTCTTCTATCCTTTAGTATATCAACGGTAGATACATTACCTTTTGTTCTTACCATTATCTTAGCAGTTTTTTCTTGAGAGCCAAAAAGCTCTGCCTCGTATTTAAATATTTCTTCACTATTATTGAGATAGGTTGCCAATATTACCCTCCACCACCATCTCAAAAGCCC
Coding sequences within:
- the cmr1 gene encoding type III-B CRISPR module RAMP protein Cmr1, with the translated sequence MRKLTFELEFITPAFIGNAQQHAELRPASFVGLLRWWWRVILATYLNNSEEIFKYEAELFGSQEKTAKIMVRTKGNVSTVDILKDRREPIYMLGMGAKGRTCIPSGSKFYLEVIYREVSEQLVRSLVNLAINFSGIGYRARKGFGNMKSKEEPPSLRLLSRDYWSEILSKDKIFKDIPKKGSGFNELPNLNNLRVLRYQRAFDDWEDAIRFLGNLYRNVRLKNDRTYEYKTGIAQYIRSNPIPKSIELKNYVFGLPIMYQSRSLEKRQQNNKPIRPQAQLNWSTQRRQENEERGDRRRGSPFIFLVKEDGFYVLAFMCRFLPEGANFLLQTKGKYWDILGTRRPGRENLPYSEEKFRRDFEDAVSRLKSVGFVEVKV